In Penaeus monodon isolate SGIC_2016 chromosome 43, NSTDA_Pmon_1, whole genome shotgun sequence, one DNA window encodes the following:
- the LOC119568408 gene encoding extracellular serine/threonine protein kinase four-jointed-like: MIVISTIMAPADSPRLNLATTSRDFLATVDYPLRPAVARTWGKPQRRRNSWKCCYFPQSFPVYRMQRLVSVLLCLLGVVLLSVVAFVLVQVTPPQILRGRFGYADGGDGAVARESADAAMTQGGLEVVRTARKLEDHPEYRRSLEDDYNSEDEGGEEEDEADDLVLTADGYDDDGYESEEDDDYNPVFDMDYFDFSITGDRGGKQGPGRGRQPAKASTSTFKTPRIREKWKNLPRVSLKNDHGMKVVEDGVVFSAAAEDLLKESHLSDTTVGEVQAQLRSHKVVKLEEPNWEKCGRPKNQWVELSTGGAACARYRYPDDYLLVGEVLSFYLSRVLGVGHVPPVVLAAPAHPRWSAVASDMSRAGWGDAPVVVLTPWVERLVRDRMPTILLDALLKDIPVNILGDEYPMGPPEVVGKHVPSVRYRLYPPAMGGAKKSRDSLKTLSERELAQLVQWSDLLVFDYLTGNYDRLAYMQDAAEKEGRPQILSGTIHNLVRSEATDALWLLDNESGLMDAYSLLYGASSDPAQASRFQGFHTRALRSMCLFRRSTMEAVLGLASHPEPHSLLVTFLRENEPLAGKLPDPLGNPLFVRHFAERVREVHSWMVKCTEIVQKRSKGRRTRR; encoded by the exons ATGATCGTCATCAGCACCATCATGGCGCCAGCAGACTCCCCGCGCCTCAACCTCGCCACGACCTCCCGCGACTTCCTGGCGACGGTCGACTACCCGCTGCGGCCGGCGGTCGCCCGAACGTGGGGCAAACCGCAGCGGCGCCGCAACAGCTGGAAGTGCTGCTACTTCCCGCAGTCGTTCCCCGTGTACCGCATGCAGCGGCTAGTAAGTGTGCTGCTTTGTCTTTTGGGCGTGGTCCTCCTATCGGTGGTGGCGTTCGTGCTCGTGCAGGTGACGCCGCCGCAGATCCTGAGAGGAAGGTTCGGCTACGCGGACGGCGGCGACGGCGCGGTCGCGAGGGAGAGTGCGGACGCGGCCATGACTCAAGGGGGGCTGGAGGTGGTCAGGACGGCCCGGAAACTCGAGGACCACCCTGAGTACAGACGCAGCCTGGAGGACGACTATAACAGCGAGGACGaggggggcgaagaggaggacgaggccGACGACCTGGTGCTCACGGCGGACGGCTACGACGACGACGGCTACGAGAGCGAGGAGGACGACGACTACAACCCCGTCTTCGACATGGACTACTTCGACTTCTCCATAACAGGTGACCGAGGAGGCAAGCAAGGCCCTGGCAGGGGCAGGCAGCCGGCGAAGGCCTCGACGTCGACTTTCAAGACGCCGAGGATCAGGGAGAAGTGGAAGAACCTCCCGCGAGTGAGCCTCAAGAACGACCACGGGATGAAGGTCGTGGAAGACGGCGTCGTGTTCTCCGCGGCCGCCGAGGACCTCCTGAAGGAGTCCCACCTCAGTGACACCACGGTGGGGGAGGTGCAGGCCCAGCTCAGGTCACACAAGGTCGTTAAGCTGGAGGAGCCCAACTGGGAGAAATGCGGACGACCCAAGAACCAGTGGGTGGAACTTAGCACCGGAGGAGCGGCCTGCGCGCGGTACAG gTATCCTGACGACTATCTGCTCGTGGGCGAGGTCCTAAGTTTTTACCTGTCGCGGGTCCTGGGCGTGGGACACGTGCCACCCGTGGTTCTGGCCGCACCTGCACACCCACGCTGGTCCGCCGTCGCCTCCGATATGTCGCGGGCGGGCTGGGGGGACGCGCCCGTGGTCGTTCTCACGCCCTGGGTCGAACGGCTGGTCAG AGACCGCATGCCCACCATATTACTGGACGCTCTCTTGAAGGACATCCCTGTAAACATCCTAGGAGACGAGTATCCTATGGGACCTCCGGAAGTGGTAGGGAAGCACGTGCCTTCCGTTAGGTATCGCCTTTACCCACCAGCTATGGGCGGAGCAAAGAAATCGCGAGACAGTTTGAAGACGTTGTCAGAGAGGGAGCTGGCGCAGCTGGTGCAGTGGAGTGACCTGCTGGTGTTTGACTATCTGACGGGGAACTACGACCGCCTGGCCTACATGCAGGACGCGGCTGAGAAGGAAGGCCGGCCGCAGATCCTCAGTGGCACCATCCATAACCTG GTTCGGAGCGAGGCGACGGACGCCCTGTGGCTCCTAGACAACGAGTCCGGTCTGATGGACGCCTACAGCCTCCTGTACGGCGCCTCTTCCGACCCCGCCCAGGCCTCCCGGTTCCAGGGCTTCCACACCCGCGCCCTCCGGTCCATGTGCCTCTTCAGGAGGTCGACAATGGAGGCGGTGCTCGGATTAGCCAGTCACCCGGAGCCTCACAGCCTCCTGGTGACGTTCTTGAGGGAGAACGAGCCGCTGGCCGGGAAGCTGCCGGATCCCCTTGGCAACCCGCTGTTCGTGAGGCACTTCGCCGAGCGCGTGCGGGAGGTGCACAGCTGGATGGTCAAGTGCACCGAGATCGTCCAGAAGCGATCCAAGGGGCGCAGAACGAGGCGGTGA